A window from Hymenobacter volaticus encodes these proteins:
- a CDS encoding WcaF family extracellular polysaccharide biosynthesis acetyltransferase, translating to MLQTDLSKFDTEGYVAGPKLKVLIWFFFNYLIMDSFFPWPYKLKRSLLILFGAQVGEGLVIKNKVRIKNPWRLTIGKNCWIGESVWIDNLEDVAIGNNVTLSQGAMLLTGNHDYKVSSFPYKLGKITLEDGVWIGAQSVVCPGVRCESHSILTVHSVATKNLDAWGIYAGNPATYMRKREILT from the coding sequence ATGTTGCAGACCGATTTATCTAAATTCGATACGGAAGGGTACGTCGCTGGGCCCAAGCTTAAAGTATTGATTTGGTTTTTCTTCAATTACTTGATCATGGATAGTTTCTTTCCATGGCCTTATAAGCTCAAACGGTCTTTATTAATATTGTTTGGAGCGCAGGTAGGAGAAGGATTGGTAATCAAAAACAAAGTGCGAATCAAGAACCCTTGGCGCCTCACTATCGGTAAGAATTGCTGGATAGGGGAATCCGTCTGGATAGACAACTTAGAGGATGTTGCAATAGGCAACAACGTTACTCTTTCGCAAGGGGCTATGCTTCTTACTGGCAACCATGACTACAAAGTCAGTAGCTTTCCTTACAAACTAGGTAAAATAACCTTGGAAGATGGTGTGTGGATTGGTGCTCAATCGGTGGTATGCCCTGGTGTGCGGTGCGAGTCGCATTCTATTCTCACTGTACATTCTGTAGCCACCAAGAACTTAGATGCATGGGGAATTTATGCCGGCAACCCGGCAACCTATATGCGTAAGCGCGAAATTCTCACGTAA
- a CDS encoding VanZ family protein, whose translation MSLRHFPLKNAPFYYLMKHIRTFLFFSYAGLLTYIVFFARRRQSLVWRDNLVNLVPIKHTIQSFRRSDLIGLENNVANLLGNVVIFVPLAFFLVNIFGIYTKRKIILIGFLMSFSIELIQFVFRIGVPDIDDIILNVTGVVIGIYLYKIFWAVLRNKPR comes from the coding sequence ATGTCATTACGCCATTTCCCGCTAAAAAACGCACCGTTCTATTATTTAATGAAACATATAAGAACTTTCTTATTTTTTTCTTATGCAGGATTACTCACTTACATCGTCTTTTTTGCCAGAAGAAGACAATCTCTTGTTTGGCGGGACAACCTAGTGAATTTGGTTCCTATCAAGCATACTATTCAATCATTTCGGCGTTCCGATCTTATAGGTTTAGAGAATAATGTTGCTAATTTGTTAGGCAATGTAGTTATTTTCGTGCCTCTTGCCTTTTTCCTGGTTAATATATTTGGTATTTACACCAAGAGGAAAATAATACTTATTGGGTTCTTGATGAGCTTTTCCATTGAGCTAATCCAGTTCGTTTTCAGAATAGGAGTACCTGATATCGATGATATTATTTTAAATGTAACAGGTGTAGTTATAGGGATTTATTTATATAAAATTTTCTGGGCTGTTCTCAGAAATAAGCCAAGGTAA